In Myxococcota bacterium, the DNA window CGGCGGCGGCTTCTTCGTGCACGAGCCAGCGAATCACGGCCGCGGGCACCTCGGGCGGCGCGCCCTTCCAATTGTCGCCGAACTCCTCCAGCAAGCCGGTGGCGATCACCAACTCGGTGGTGATGAAGCCCGGCTCGACGTTGAAGAAGCGCAGGTCGGGGGCGTCCTTGCGATGCTCCGCCGCGAGCACGCCGACCAGCCGGCCCAGCGCCGCCTTCGACGAGGAGTACGCGAAGCCCCAGCCGCCCTCGCCGGCGGGAGCGGGCGGGTCGATCAGGCCCGACTCGGAGACCAGGTTCACGATCGCGCCGCGGCCGCGCTCGACCATGCCCGGGAGCACGCGCTGGATGAGCGCGATCGGCGAGAGGATGTTGCCCCGGTAGATGCGCAGCAGGTTCTCTTCGGTGAGATCGCGCACCCAGTCCATCGCGCCGGCGGTCTGTACGATGCCGTTGTTCACGAGGACGTCGATCGGGCCCCACTGGCGCTCGGTTTCCGCGACCGCGGCCTCGAGGCTAGCGGGCTCGAGCAGATCGAGGCGGAGCGGAAGCGCCTCCCGGCCGCGTTCGCGCACGGCCTCGGCGGTCTCCTCGAGGCTGCCGGGCAGCGGGGTCAGGTCGGGTTGCCCGGCCTTGTTGCCGTGATCATGGACCTCGCCCTTGGCGAGGGTGCGCGCGGTGACCACCACGTCGTAGCCCGCGCCGGCCAGGGCGAGGGCGGTGGACTTGCCGATTCCTCGACTCGCTCCGGTGATGAACGCGATGCGACGACCCATGGGTTGCCTCCCGGGCCAGGGGTAGCACGCGGTGGTCTAGAGCGTGGGCGTGGGCGGGTCGCGGCGCGCCGCGATGGCGGCGAGGGCCCCACCCAGCATGCCGGTCGGAATGATCATGAGCCAGCCCGTGATCTCGGCCCAGAGCGGGTAGCTCGCCTGGGTGGCGGCGGCTTCGGCGCTCGGGGGCGACGTCACCAACACGAGTGCCGAGATCGCGGTGCTCACGACGGCGACCCAACCGCCGTGGCGCACGTGGAGCTGACCCGCGAAGCGCGCGCCGAAGAAGGCGCCGAGCACTGTGCAGGCCCCGCCCATCGCGAGGCTCGCGAGAATGGCGGTGTCGGTGCTGAGGGCCTCCTGGGCGGCCTCGCGTGCCGCCGCGGTGTCGGCGAGTTCGGGGGTCAGCCAGATCGCGAGGGTCGTGAGCCCGATCATCGTCGCGAGCATGTCGACGCCGGCGCCGAGCAGGATCGCGAAGGGCCGCAGCCCGTCGAAGGTGCCCTCGGGCTCGACGCTCGGAATGTCGGGTTCGGACACGGCCTGCCTCGCACTCGAAACTCGGAGGCTAGCCCTCGCCCGGGCGCGGGCCACGTTCGCGCACCGGCTGTCCACGGAGCGGGATCGGCGGTTCGCCCCCGTCGGAAGACGAGTTCCGTCGGTGCGACTAGAATCCCGGTCATGAAGTCACGATGGTTTCGGGTGGGAATGATCGTCGGGGTGGCCGCGCTGCTCGGGGGCTGCGCGATGAACCCCGTCACGGGCCGGCCCATGTTCGTGCTGGTGAGCGAGGCCCAGGAGATCGAGCTCGGCAAGAGCTACGCGCCCCAGATCGCAGCCTCGATGGGTCTCTACGAAGACGAGGAGCTCCAGCGCTACGTCGAGTCGATCGGCATGCCGATGGCCCAGGGCTCCGAACGCCCGGATCTTCCCTGGCAGTTTCGCGTGGTCGACGACGCGGCCATCAACGCCTTCGCCGTGCCCGGCGGTTTCATCTACGTGACGCGCGGGATCCTGGCTCACATGGGCTCGGAGGCGGAGCTCGCCAGCGTGCTCGGACACGAAGTCGGTCATGTCACGGCCCGTCACTCGGTGTCGCAGATCTCGAAGCAGCAATTGGCGTCGATCGGACTGGTGGTGGGATCCATCGCGCTCGGGGAAGCCGCGGGCCTGCTCGTCCCGATCGCCAGTCAGGGCATGCAGCTCCTGTTCCTGAGTCACGGGCGCGACGACGAACGCCAGTCCGATGATCTGGGCCTCCGCTACATGACCGAGGCGGGCTACGACCCGCATCAGATGGTCGAGATGTTCCGCACCCTCGGCCGCAGCTCGCCCTCGGAAGGCGCGCGGGTGCCCGAATGGCTGTCGACCCACCCGAACCCGGAGAATCGCGAGGCGCGCATCGAAGCGGCGATCCTCGAACTCGAGCGTGTGCCCGCCGACCCGAAGGTCGGTCGCGACGTGTTCATGCGGGCGATCGACGGTGTGGTCTACGGGCCCGACCCGCGGGCCGGCTACTTCGCGGATCAGCGCTTTCACCACCCGGATCTGAGGTTCCGACTCGACTTCCCGGAAGGCTGGAACACGGCCAACCAGACCCAGGCCGTGCTCGGCATCAGCGGCGAGCAGGACGCGATGCTCCAGCTCACGCTGGCCCAGGGCGAGACGGTGAAGGAGGCATCCGATGCCTTCTTCGCCCAGCAGGGGCTGCAGTCCGGAAACATCCAGACCACGAAGGTGAATGGACTCTCTGCGGTGACGGGCGACTTCGCCGTGGCCACCGCTCAGGCGAACCTGCGCGGCGTGGCCCACTTCGTCGCCCTGGGCGACCACATCTACCAGCTGCTCGGCTACGCCGCCGCGAATGCGTTCGAGGCCCGGGAAGGCGCACTGCGCGCGTCGCTCGGGAGCTTCCGGCGCGAAACGAGCCGCGCGGTGCTCAACGCGAAGCCGTGGCGGATCGACATCGTGCGTCCGAAGCGCTCGCTCAGCATCGCCGACTTCGCGCGGACCTATCCCGGGCCGGTCGAGGCCGAGGAGCTCGCGCGCATCAACGAGCTCGACGCCGGCGAGCGCTACCCGGCCGGTCGTCCGGCGAAGCGTGTCGTGGGAAGGGCGCTGCCCCGCTAGCCCGCCGGCGGCCCCGCGCTCAGGCTCTCGGAGCCGGCGGCCTCCGGGGGAGTCGTGAGGTCTTCGAGGATCAGCGCCCGATGCGGCGCCACCAGCGGGGTGGCCGCACAGGCGATCGCGCGGTTGGCGAACAGGGCGGCGTCCTGACGGGAGCCCATCGAGAGCGCGCCGACTACAGCCAGCAGCCAGGCGTCGAGGGAGCCACCCTCGGCCAGGGGCAGCAGCCGCGCGAGCGCATCGTCTTCGCGTCCACACAGCATCAGGGCTTCGGCGAGGCCGAGCTCGGCTTCGGTGCTGCCGGGTTCGGAGGAGAGCGCGGTTTCGAATGCGGCGCGCGCTTCGGGGCCCTGGCCGCGACGCAGGTGGAGCGTGCCCAGGCGCGTCCAGGCCTGCCAGCCGCGGCCGCCGGGAATGGGCTCGCCGTGCTCGCGTTCGTTCGCTCGCGAGAGGCAGGTGCGGTAGAAGCCTTCCGCCTCTTCGAGCCAGGGCTTGGGGTCGCGCTCGCGCAGCGAATGCTGCTCGGCGAGCACGCCGGAGAGGAAACAGAAGTTGCTGTGATCACCACTCCAATCGCGGGCGCGTGACAGCACCTCGGGCACTTCCTCGAGCCGACCGCGCACGATCAGCAGGTGCGTGAAGACGGTTCCGGGCAGGACCACGTCACACGTGCGATCGCCGGCGGTGCGAGCGTCGCGCAGGGCTCCCCAGGCGATCTCGGCCCGGGAGAGCGCGTCTTCGATCCGGCCCGCCCGTTGCAGCTCGAGGGCGTAGTAGGCCTGCACGCTCGGGTGGCGCGGTTCTTCGGCGGCGCGTCGTTCGAGCAATCGCAGGTTGCGCCCGTTTTTGTCGCGCGCCGTACGCGCCGCCTCGCAGGCGCCGTAGTGGACGATCGGTGCTTCGACGTCCCGCACGACGCGCGGCTTCGCCCATTCATCGACCGACTCGTGCACGCGCCCCTCCCAACGGAAGTCCGCGTCGCGACGGATGAGGCGGGGCACACGCACGGGCTCGCCCAGGCGCTCCTCGCCGGAGAGGACCTTCGCCGGCACCGCCTCGAGCCGCTTCGCGTGGGAGAGGGGCAGCTGTCCGAGGTCGAAATCGTTCGCGGCGATCGCCTCGCGGATCACTCGCTGGGCATCGCCGCCGAGTCGTTCGTCCGCATCGAGCACCAGCAGGAACTCGGTCTCGACGAAGGGCAGCGCTGCGTTGCGCGCGGCCGAGAAGTCGTCGTTCCACGGGTGTTCGATCACCTGGGCACCGAAGGAGCGGGCGATGGCGGGCGTGTCGTCGCGGCTCCCGGTATCGACGATCACCATCGCGTCGCACAGGCCCTGCACGGACTCGAGGCAGGCGGGCAGGTTCTCGGCTTCGTCGCGAACGATCATGCAGAGCGTGAGTCGGGTGGTCATTGGTGGTCTCCCAGGAAAGAGTCGGAGTGCCGCTCGAGGGGGACCCGCAGCGGCGACATCGGGACGTCGCCCTGCAGGAGTCGGTCGAGAAAGTCGTAGCGGCCGTAGGGGGCGCGCTTCGGCCCGCCCCATTTCAGCGCGAAGCGGCGCCAGTTCGCCTGCAAGTGGCCCCGGTGCCGGTCGGCCTTCGCCGCGTCTTCGTAGTGGGCGTGGTGGACGAACACGTCGTTTGCAAGCCGCGTCCGGTATCCCGCGAGCCGGGCCCGCAGGGAAAAGTCGTCGTCCTCGAATCCCCACGGCGAGAAGCGCTCGTCGAAGCCACCGATCGCCGTGAGCACCTCTGCCCGGACGAACACGCACAGCGAAGTGAACAGGATCTGATATTCGCCCTTGCGATGGTGCTGCTCGGCGTGGCGGGCGGCGAAGGCGCGCAGGGCTTCGGGGGTCGAGGCGGCCTGGGTTTCGACCTGCTGGCCGTGGGCGGCGCGATCGGCGCAGGGCACCACGCAGCCCACCAGCGGGTCGATCGCGGCGTGGTAGCGGAGTCGCTCGAGCCAGCCCGGGTAGACGATCACGTCGTTGTCCAGGAACACGACGTCGCTCGGCGCGGCGCTCTCGAGGGCCTGGTTGCGCGCGCGCGGAGCGCCCCGGTTCTCGGTGTTCTCGATCAGGCGGATGTCGCGCTGGCTGCGCAGGAAGCGCAGGCTTCCGTCGCTCGATCCGTTGTCGACGACCGTGATCGTGATCGGGAAGTCCGGGTCTTCGGTCTTGCGGAGCGCTTCGAGGCAGTCACGTGTCTTGGCTTCGGCGTTGTAGGAGACCACCACGACGTGGGTCTCTTCGCCGCGCGGCGGGCCGGTCTCGACGACCTCTGCGGGATCCAGTCCGCCACGCTCGACATTGATGCCGCGCACCATCGAGACGTGGCGCATGTCGCCCACGACCCGGATCGCGCTCTGACGAGTCGCCTCGGGAAGCGACTGCCCTTCGCACTCGGCTTCGAGCCGGGCGAAGCTCGCCAGGCTGTTCCGGTAGGTCGGGTACAGGTTCTCGAAGATCAGCTGCAGCCGCTGCAGGGAAGGTTCGACGCGGTTGTCGTCCGAGATCCCGAAGAGCAGCGGGTCGCGGTGCTTGTGGTACATCCGCAGCAGGTTCGCGCCGTAGCGCTCCATGCGATGGAAATAGCGCTCGGGACTGAGCCGGTGATCGTGCTCGCAGATGGCCTCCGGCACGTAGAGGACGCTCCAGCCCTGCTTGTCCAGCCGGTAGCCGAGCTCGGTGTCTTCCATCACCGGTTCCGCAAACTGCTCGTCGAAGCCGCCGACGTCGAGAATGGCCTGTCGTGACAGGCTGAGATTGCACGTCCAGAAGTAGTGCCAGTCGTGGAGGCGTCCGGGCGAGAGCCGCTGGAAGTCGAAGAGCAGGTCGCTGGTCGACAGCAGCTGGGTGAACGGTCCGCGCAAAGCCCGTGGGGCGAACGGGAAGCTCCCCATCACGGCCGTCTTCGGCGCCGCGGTGCGGTGCTTCGCGAGATGGATCTCGAGCAAACGCGGGTCGGGCAGGGCGTCGTCGTTCAGGATCAGCACGAGGTCGGCACGCGCGTGGGTGAGCGCGCGGTTGCGGGCGGCCGCAGGCCCGGCGTTCTCCTGGCGGTGTACCGAGCACGCGTAGGGCAGGGGGTCGGTATCGATCCGGATGGGCTCCGGGCTCCCGTCGTCCACCACCACCACCTCGAAGCGGTCGGGCGCGACGGTCTGCTGGCGCAGCCCCTCGAGGAGATTCTCGAGGCGCGTGCTGGGCCCATAGATCGGAACGATCAGCGACATCTCGGGTGCGGCCATATCGTCTTCGATCGCCGGCGCTTTTCACGCGCTTGAGTCTCTCGTGCAGAGAATCGCCGAGGTCGGCGAGCCGGGGTCGGATTTCGCGGTGGTGTGCGCGTTTTCCACGACGCCCGCTGGTTCGAAGCGCCGATCGCCCGGACGCTTCGGCAGGTCCGAGGCGGGCTTGGCGTCGCTCTTGCCTCCGGACGATCGAGGACGCTCCCGAAACGCGAAGGAGACGCAGGACGCGACGAGGAGACCCATTCATGCACGACAGCTCGAGCTTCGAGCACGCTCTCGCCCAGGGGATCGCCACGCTCGGACAGGGCGATCTGGACCAGGCGGCGGACGCCTTTGCCTGCGCTGCTCGCGAGGGACAGCGCGGGGGCTGGCGGTGCGAGAGCGAACGCCCGGTGGCGCTGCTCTTGGATCAGCCCTGGTGCGGCTACCCGAACGTCGAGCTGGTCGCGGCGCTCGCGGAACGCGGTTGTCTCCCGGTCGTGATGAGTCCCGAGGTGGCCCTCGGCGGCGCGCTGCCGGACGTGAACGCCGAGAACTGGCGCACGCTCCGCCACCGGGGCGTCTCGCTCCGGGACGTCGCAGCCTACGACCTCTGCGTGCGGCACGAGCGGACCCTCGCCGAGCTCGAAGCGGGCGCCCTCGCGCTCCCCGCCATCGCGGCCGAGTTCGATCGCGCGGTGCGGATGCTCGACCGCGCCGACGCCTTCCTGGAAGTCTTCACGCCCGCGGTAGTGGCCATTGCC includes these proteins:
- a CDS encoding SDR family oxidoreductase, translating into MGRRIAFITGASRGIGKSTALALAGAGYDVVVTARTLAKGEVHDHGNKAGQPDLTPLPGSLEETAEAVRERGREALPLRLDLLEPASLEAAVAETERQWGPIDVLVNNGIVQTAGAMDWVRDLTEENLLRIYRGNILSPIALIQRVLPGMVERGRGAIVNLVSESGLIDPPAPAGEGGWGFAYSSSKAALGRLVGVLAAEHRKDAPDLRFFNVEPGFITTELVIATGLLEEFGDNWKGAPPEVPAAVIRWLVHEEAAAEFHGTTVFAQRFCKDRGLVPGWPPPRPSR
- a CDS encoding M48 family metalloprotease, encoding MKSRWFRVGMIVGVAALLGGCAMNPVTGRPMFVLVSEAQEIELGKSYAPQIAASMGLYEDEELQRYVESIGMPMAQGSERPDLPWQFRVVDDAAINAFAVPGGFIYVTRGILAHMGSEAELASVLGHEVGHVTARHSVSQISKQQLASIGLVVGSIALGEAAGLLVPIASQGMQLLFLSHGRDDERQSDDLGLRYMTEAGYDPHQMVEMFRTLGRSSPSEGARVPEWLSTHPNPENREARIEAAILELERVPADPKVGRDVFMRAIDGVVYGPDPRAGYFADQRFHHPDLRFRLDFPEGWNTANQTQAVLGISGEQDAMLQLTLAQGETVKEASDAFFAQQGLQSGNIQTTKVNGLSAVTGDFAVATAQANLRGVAHFVALGDHIYQLLGYAAANAFEAREGALRASLGSFRRETSRAVLNAKPWRIDIVRPKRSLSIADFARTYPGPVEAEELARINELDAGERYPAGRPAKRVVGRALPR
- a CDS encoding glycosyltransferase, yielding MTTRLTLCMIVRDEAENLPACLESVQGLCDAMVIVDTGSRDDTPAIARSFGAQVIEHPWNDDFSAARNAALPFVETEFLLVLDADERLGGDAQRVIREAIAANDFDLGQLPLSHAKRLEAVPAKVLSGEERLGEPVRVPRLIRRDADFRWEGRVHESVDEWAKPRVVRDVEAPIVHYGACEAARTARDKNGRNLRLLERRAAEEPRHPSVQAYYALELQRAGRIEDALSRAEIAWGALRDARTAGDRTCDVVLPGTVFTHLLIVRGRLEEVPEVLSRARDWSGDHSNFCFLSGVLAEQHSLRERDPKPWLEEAEGFYRTCLSRANEREHGEPIPGGRGWQAWTRLGTLHLRRGQGPEARAAFETALSSEPGSTEAELGLAEALMLCGREDDALARLLPLAEGGSLDAWLLAVVGALSMGSRQDAALFANRAIACAATPLVAPHRALILEDLTTPPEAAGSESLSAGPPAG
- a CDS encoding glycosyltransferase family 2 protein, with protein sequence MAAPEMSLIVPIYGPSTRLENLLEGLRQQTVAPDRFEVVVVDDGSPEPIRIDTDPLPYACSVHRQENAGPAAARNRALTHARADLVLILNDDALPDPRLLEIHLAKHRTAAPKTAVMGSFPFAPRALRGPFTQLLSTSDLLFDFQRLSPGRLHDWHYFWTCNLSLSRQAILDVGGFDEQFAEPVMEDTELGYRLDKQGWSVLYVPEAICEHDHRLSPERYFHRMERYGANLLRMYHKHRDPLLFGISDDNRVEPSLQRLQLIFENLYPTYRNSLASFARLEAECEGQSLPEATRQSAIRVVGDMRHVSMVRGINVERGGLDPAEVVETGPPRGEETHVVVVSYNAEAKTRDCLEALRKTEDPDFPITITVVDNGSSDGSLRFLRSQRDIRLIENTENRGAPRARNQALESAAPSDVVFLDNDVIVYPGWLERLRYHAAIDPLVGCVVPCADRAAHGQQVETQAASTPEALRAFAARHAEQHHRKGEYQILFTSLCVFVRAEVLTAIGGFDERFSPWGFEDDDFSLRARLAGYRTRLANDVFVHHAHYEDAAKADRHRGHLQANWRRFALKWGGPKRAPYGRYDFLDRLLQGDVPMSPLRVPLERHSDSFLGDHQ